A portion of the Rhodococcus pseudokoreensis genome contains these proteins:
- a CDS encoding CHAT domain-containing protein has protein sequence MPTHLSHPPTSHEQPTAIVRMADAGDLYTSWRWTQDSHPGGVGVAPAAQVDDAVAALARALPDLTDPQGLHRSLTTGAFSGYESEHDLAQLLSRTFLPFGLARQLHELFTRGVRPHLRIQPSPRVAQVPWELIAPDAGLRLVDIADVSLLAPLSIVHSPGRPVRTWTDCHRLPVVAVLDPRVPGFRADSVLGSVLGRMAEDSPLSQRFATYTDDDRLLPAVDRPLDVFRREDVDRAWLGAALREGAGRLVYVGHVTAAAPESGQSEHAELHLACAADAVGFAEPTRAHRPLSAKDLLLGTHTLTEEPIRGADLWPIPSRVALIACESGGDLRFSEALGLVSAMIAGGAELVTASRWALPTDLAFQHIAGAAPHARPLQDAICSIDAAHELPDAVGALCAWQRDRVAAWRDERTIEHSPVLWAAFATVAVP, from the coding sequence GTGCCGACCCACCTGTCCCACCCGCCGACCTCGCACGAGCAGCCCACCGCGATCGTGCGGATGGCCGACGCCGGCGACCTGTATACGTCGTGGCGGTGGACCCAAGACTCTCACCCCGGCGGTGTCGGTGTCGCCCCCGCCGCGCAGGTGGACGACGCCGTCGCCGCGCTGGCCCGGGCCCTGCCCGACCTCACCGACCCGCAGGGGTTGCACCGTTCACTGACCACGGGCGCGTTCTCCGGCTACGAGTCCGAACACGATCTGGCTCAACTCCTCTCGCGCACGTTTCTCCCGTTCGGCCTCGCCCGGCAGTTGCACGAACTGTTCACCCGCGGCGTGCGCCCCCACCTCCGGATCCAGCCGTCACCCCGAGTCGCGCAGGTGCCGTGGGAACTGATCGCCCCCGACGCCGGGCTACGTCTCGTCGACATCGCGGATGTCAGCCTGCTGGCCCCGCTCAGCATCGTGCACTCGCCCGGCCGTCCGGTCCGAACCTGGACGGACTGCCACCGGCTCCCCGTCGTCGCGGTCCTCGACCCCCGGGTGCCGGGCTTCCGCGCCGATTCGGTTCTCGGTTCCGTCCTGGGTCGGATGGCCGAGGACAGTCCGCTGTCGCAGCGGTTCGCGACGTACACCGACGACGACCGGTTGCTTCCCGCCGTGGACCGGCCGCTGGACGTGTTCCGCCGCGAAGACGTCGACCGGGCATGGCTCGGCGCAGCGTTGCGCGAGGGCGCGGGCCGGCTGGTGTACGTCGGGCACGTCACGGCGGCGGCACCCGAATCCGGCCAGAGCGAGCACGCCGAATTGCACCTCGCCTGCGCCGCCGACGCCGTCGGGTTCGCGGAGCCGACGCGCGCGCACCGGCCGTTGTCCGCGAAGGACCTCCTGCTGGGGACGCACACGCTCACCGAGGAACCGATCCGCGGCGCCGACCTGTGGCCGATCCCGAGCCGGGTTGCGCTCATCGCCTGCGAGAGCGGCGGCGATCTGCGGTTCAGCGAGGCCCTCGGACTGGTCTCCGCGATGATCGCCGGCGGGGCGGAACTCGTCACCGCGAGCCGCTGGGCCCTTCCCACGGACCTCGCGTTCCAACACATCGCCGGCGCCGCGCCGCACGCGCGCCCACTGCAGGACGCCATCTGTTCGATCGACGCGGCACACGAACTGCCCGACGCGGTCGGCGCGCTCTGCGCGTGGCAACGCGACCGGGTCGCCGCATGGCGGGACGAGAGGACGATCGAGCATTCACCGGTCCTGTGGGCAGCGTTCGCAACCGTCGCGGTGCCCTGA
- the ahpF gene encoding alkyl hydroperoxide reductase subunit F yields MLEASLAGQLKSLLERLTLPIELVSSLDDGPKSTELAELLTEIAAMSDKVTYERRDDDARRPSFAVRRSGTDTEVRFAGIPLGHEFTSLALALLQVGGYPSKESPELLEQIRDLDGDFHFETYFSLSCQNCPDVVQALNLMSVLNPRISHVAIDGALFQDEVDGRQIMAVPTVFVNGELFGSGRMGLEEIIGKLDVGAADRAATAIAQKDPFDVLVVGGGPSGAAAAVYAARKGIRTGIAAERFGGQVLDTMAIENFISVPYTEGPQFGSALENHVRQYGVDIMNTQKAAKLVPAATENGLVEIELESGASLLARTVILSTGARWRSMNVPGEDQYRNKGVTYCPHCDGPLFKGKRVAVIGGGNSGVEAAIDLAGLVEHVTLIEFDSVLRADEVLQRKLRSLPNADILLSTLTTEVVGDGNKVTGLAYKDRTTDAAHTLDVEGVFVQIGLLPNTEWLTGSVELSDRGEIAIDDRGQTSVPGVFAAGDCTTVPYKQIVIAAGAGATAALSAFDRLIRTGVPAEDSAAATVG; encoded by the coding sequence ATGCTCGAAGCCTCGCTCGCCGGCCAACTGAAGTCCCTGCTCGAACGGCTGACCCTGCCGATCGAGCTCGTCTCCTCACTCGATGACGGCCCCAAGTCCACCGAACTCGCCGAACTGCTCACCGAGATCGCGGCGATGTCGGACAAGGTCACCTACGAACGCCGCGACGACGACGCGCGACGCCCGTCCTTCGCCGTCCGCCGCAGTGGCACCGACACCGAGGTCCGCTTCGCCGGGATCCCGCTCGGCCACGAATTCACCTCGCTCGCACTCGCTTTGCTCCAGGTCGGCGGTTACCCGTCGAAGGAGTCCCCCGAACTGCTCGAGCAGATCCGCGACCTCGACGGCGACTTCCACTTCGAGACCTACTTCTCGCTGTCCTGCCAGAACTGCCCCGACGTGGTGCAGGCGCTGAACCTGATGTCCGTGCTCAATCCACGCATCAGCCACGTCGCGATCGACGGCGCGCTGTTCCAGGACGAGGTCGACGGCCGCCAGATCATGGCCGTGCCGACCGTGTTCGTCAACGGCGAACTCTTCGGCTCCGGCCGGATGGGCCTCGAGGAGATCATCGGCAAGCTCGACGTCGGCGCCGCCGACCGCGCCGCCACCGCTATCGCGCAGAAGGACCCGTTCGACGTGCTCGTCGTCGGCGGGGGCCCGTCCGGCGCCGCGGCCGCGGTGTACGCCGCGCGCAAGGGAATTCGCACCGGCATCGCCGCCGAACGCTTCGGCGGCCAGGTGCTCGACACCATGGCGATCGAGAACTTCATCTCCGTCCCCTACACGGAGGGCCCCCAGTTCGGGTCTGCGCTCGAGAATCACGTCCGCCAGTATGGCGTCGACATCATGAACACTCAGAAGGCCGCGAAGCTCGTGCCCGCCGCCACCGAGAACGGTCTCGTCGAGATCGAACTGGAAAGCGGTGCTTCCCTTCTCGCGCGGACCGTCATCCTGTCGACGGGTGCGCGGTGGCGCTCGATGAACGTGCCCGGCGAGGACCAGTACCGGAACAAGGGCGTCACCTACTGCCCGCACTGCGACGGACCGCTGTTCAAGGGCAAGCGCGTCGCCGTGATCGGTGGCGGCAACTCCGGAGTGGAGGCCGCGATCGATCTCGCCGGACTCGTCGAGCACGTCACGCTCATCGAGTTCGACTCGGTGCTCCGCGCCGACGAGGTGCTGCAGCGCAAACTGCGCAGCCTCCCCAACGCGGACATCCTCCTGAGCACGCTCACGACGGAGGTCGTCGGGGACGGCAACAAGGTCACCGGTCTGGCATACAAGGACCGCACGACCGATGCCGCGCACACGCTCGACGTCGAGGGTGTCTTCGTCCAGATCGGTCTCCTGCCCAACACCGAGTGGCTGACCGGCAGCGTCGAATTGTCCGATCGCGGCGAGATCGCGATCGACGACCGCGGCCAGACGTCGGTCCCCGGCGTGTTCGCCGCCGGCGACTGCACCACCGTGCCGTACAAGCAGATCGTCATCGCCGCCGGTGCCGGCGCCACGGCAGCGCTGAGCGCATTCGACCGGCTCATCCGCACGGGCGTGCCTGCCGAGGATTCCGCCGCCGCAACCGTCGGCTAG
- the ahpC gene encoding alkyl hydroperoxide reductase subunit C: MALINTQIKPFAASAFKDGAFITVSADDIKDKWAVFYFYPADFTFVCPTELGDLADHHEELQRLGVEVFSVSTDTHFTHKAWHGSSDTIGKIKYAMIGDPTQEISKNFEVLRENEGLADRGTFLVDPDGVIQFTEVTAEGIGRNAAELVRKVKAAQYVRSHPGEVCPAKWEEGEETLAPSLDLVGKI, encoded by the coding sequence ATGGCCCTGATCAACACGCAGATCAAGCCCTTCGCGGCGTCCGCTTTCAAGGACGGCGCGTTCATCACCGTCTCCGCGGACGACATCAAGGACAAGTGGGCGGTCTTCTACTTCTACCCGGCCGACTTCACCTTCGTCTGCCCGACCGAGCTCGGCGACCTCGCCGATCACCACGAGGAACTGCAGCGTCTCGGCGTCGAGGTCTTCTCGGTGTCCACCGACACCCACTTCACGCACAAGGCGTGGCACGGATCCTCCGACACCATCGGCAAGATCAAGTACGCCATGATCGGTGACCCGACGCAGGAGATCAGCAAGAACTTCGAGGTTCTGCGCGAGAACGAGGGACTGGCCGATCGCGGCACCTTCCTCGTCGACCCCGACGGTGTCATCCAGTTCACCGAGGTCACCGCGGAAGGCATCGGCCGCAACGCCGCCGAGCTGGTCCGCAAGGTCAAGGCCGCTCAGTACGTCCGGTCGCACCCGGGCGAGGTCTGCCCGGCCAAGTGGGAAGAGGGCGAAGAGACCCTCGCTCCGTCGCTCGATCTCGTGGGCAAGATCTGA
- a CDS encoding tetratricopeptide repeat protein produces MDDQTGRDLLAAGAVAYSRGDVAEALRTFEQVASAATGDLRTSAIINAASMSDELGEHAKAVDLYREALAVMPADAIRMRPAALVNLSQALQHIGDLDSAQDALEQARELLAAGGADQGDLRVACLLSLTAVAMHRQQWAHAADVATESLDAAVRFAPGLAGHPLMNLAAIHFETGRFDLSDDFAGQALAAFETAGDVNAVAETQQNLGIMRVRTGRLDDAEPLLLSSQTYFERSGIGHRAGIGSKVLAFLAEGRGDAERASALYRRSLDYFRGSGAVLDVADVETRLATVSFAEGRPDEGEGLLAAAFATYRGLGLGLHCAQVDFWHATLLDSALTASGTPDDAAQARATALAVPAAIAIDAVRYTLPNGRQREQWNREIADPAMQLAFRLAYASGEARLVADLVEAQCAGTTVDIGRAGHGAAPRLPLQLPDPPPVGAADHDGSFLLGAALAGVAAGAGLPVPLPPRLAVTADGRIVLGSAIAAAEERYGREVRGSRVVPAW; encoded by the coding sequence GTGGACGACCAGACCGGCCGCGACCTCCTCGCCGCGGGAGCCGTGGCCTACTCGCGGGGCGACGTCGCCGAGGCGCTCCGGACGTTCGAGCAGGTCGCCTCGGCGGCCACCGGCGATCTCCGGACGAGCGCGATCATCAACGCGGCCAGCATGTCCGACGAGCTGGGCGAGCACGCGAAGGCCGTCGACCTGTACCGGGAGGCCCTCGCGGTGATGCCGGCCGACGCGATCCGGATGCGTCCGGCGGCGCTGGTCAACCTGTCGCAGGCACTGCAGCACATCGGCGACCTCGACAGCGCCCAGGACGCGCTCGAGCAGGCACGGGAACTGCTCGCGGCCGGCGGCGCAGACCAGGGCGATCTGCGGGTCGCATGCCTGTTGTCGCTCACCGCGGTCGCGATGCACCGGCAGCAGTGGGCGCACGCGGCCGACGTGGCCACCGAGTCCCTGGACGCGGCAGTGCGTTTCGCCCCGGGTCTCGCGGGCCATCCGTTGATGAATCTCGCTGCCATCCACTTCGAGACCGGGCGTTTCGACCTCTCCGACGACTTCGCCGGGCAGGCGCTCGCCGCATTCGAGACGGCGGGCGACGTCAACGCGGTCGCCGAGACGCAGCAGAACCTGGGCATCATGCGTGTCCGCACGGGGCGCCTCGACGATGCGGAACCGCTGCTGCTGTCGAGCCAGACGTATTTCGAGCGGTCCGGGATCGGTCACCGGGCGGGCATCGGATCGAAGGTGCTGGCGTTCCTCGCCGAGGGCCGCGGCGATGCCGAACGCGCGTCGGCGCTCTACCGCCGCAGCCTCGACTACTTCCGGGGGTCCGGAGCGGTGCTCGACGTCGCGGACGTCGAGACGCGCCTCGCCACCGTCTCCTTCGCCGAGGGCCGACCGGACGAGGGCGAAGGGCTGCTCGCCGCCGCGTTCGCCACGTACCGCGGCCTGGGGCTCGGACTGCACTGCGCGCAGGTCGACTTCTGGCACGCCACCCTCCTCGACTCCGCGCTCACCGCCTCCGGCACACCGGATGATGCGGCGCAGGCACGGGCCACCGCGCTCGCCGTGCCCGCGGCGATCGCCATCGACGCCGTGCGATACACACTCCCCAACGGCCGGCAGCGCGAGCAGTGGAACCGCGAGATCGCCGATCCCGCGATGCAATTGGCGTTCCGCCTCGCCTACGCGTCCGGCGAGGCCCGGCTGGTAGCCGATCTCGTCGAGGCACAGTGCGCGGGAACGACGGTGGACATCGGCCGCGCCGGGCACGGCGCCGCGCCGCGGCTGCCCCTGCAGTTGCCCGACCCTCCCCCGGTCGGCGCGGCCGACCACGACGGCTCCTTCCTGCTCGGCGCCGCTCTGGCCGGAGTCGCGGCCGGCGCCGGTCTGCCGGTGCCCCTCCCCCCGCGGCTCGCCGTGACGGCGGACGGGCGGATCGTGCTGGGCTCCGCGATCGCGGCCGCCGAGGAACGCTACGGGCGCGAGGTCCGCGGCAGCCGCGTCGTGCCCGCCTGGTGA